Proteins co-encoded in one Bacteroidota bacterium genomic window:
- a CDS encoding tetratricopeptide repeat protein, protein MIKKILNSFIPFIILLIGVFVLIIYLNSYAEQISGAPEVINIKAGNVVESENIVSFEIDESSTTLKRNLLKNDSTYIIARRHYKNENYDKALKIFKRLELRGNNSLVSNYLGLVSLKKHKYGDAYKYFKTATLLDSTFFAAYINLAVSSSKLRQYSNAEIAYRKAITINELNPKPHFNLALLLSNLERWDEAEAELKKSIELSSGEVKAKSYCYYGIAKLKLLDTISATKSFNKSIEYKPKYQLPRVYLAMISEDKQVRENELLKVYRLNTNSYYANFYLGKLYSEDNQIPKAEYHLRKALEINPNDEKIIEELSAFLVKQERYDEAELIIAGFSLYETLPQTYFHEAKLASKKGNIDEAIKLYGLAIKKSGFDYPEATLNQAVLYKNKKELKKAIESYLLAVKMKPNYSFAYYNLALLYTDMEDVKNAVSNYKLAIKYNFKSFKSWYGLASIYEKQQKYDKAVEAYKRAIWVKPDYLKALSSLGVLYSKLKQFNNAIGNYQSLVKKYPNYARAYYNMALAYTKSQQYPKAIEAYLKVIEIDPENIKAKINIGVLYARTGDINMAIKTFEDATDRDVENPGLRFNLALQYEKAGRFDDAIYQYIRAIQLKRNYTKAYNRLVGLYQNANDTPNALSTRLNWLKLNPDGKELYSVGKELYKLKEYEKAISAFELAEKNGAKKSWTAYWVGMIQFDLKEYDQSINYFKKSLKMDSKHKFALYRLGQVYELKSIKEKADIYYQRLLKIDPDFKIVHKKEINIVKKDGREIKTDEENSI, encoded by the coding sequence ATGATAAAAAAAATATTAAATAGTTTTATTCCATTTATTATTCTGCTTATAGGTGTTTTTGTATTAATTATCTATCTTAATTCCTATGCTGAACAAATATCCGGAGCTCCGGAAGTAATAAATATAAAAGCAGGTAATGTTGTAGAATCGGAGAATATTGTGAGTTTCGAAATTGATGAATCCTCAACTACACTAAAAAGAAATTTATTAAAGAATGACTCTACTTATATAATAGCCAGAAGGCATTATAAAAATGAAAACTATGATAAGGCTTTGAAGATATTTAAGCGCCTTGAGTTGAGGGGTAATAATTCGTTGGTTAGCAATTATTTAGGATTAGTTTCTCTTAAAAAACACAAATATGGAGATGCATACAAGTATTTTAAGACTGCTACATTACTTGATTCAACATTCTTTGCCGCTTATATTAACCTTGCTGTGTCATCGTCAAAATTACGCCAGTACAGTAATGCTGAGATCGCCTATAGAAAAGCCATAACCATTAATGAGTTGAATCCTAAACCTCATTTTAACCTTGCATTATTGTTGTCAAATCTGGAAAGATGGGATGAAGCTGAAGCTGAACTAAAAAAAAGTATTGAACTTTCTTCAGGAGAAGTAAAAGCAAAGAGTTATTGTTATTACGGAATTGCAAAATTAAAGTTATTGGATACAATATCAGCAACTAAAAGCTTTAATAAATCTATTGAATATAAACCTAAATATCAACTGCCAAGGGTTTATCTGGCTATGATAAGTGAAGATAAACAGGTTAGAGAAAATGAACTTTTAAAGGTATATAGATTAAATACAAATTCTTACTATGCCAACTTTTATCTCGGGAAACTTTATTCGGAAGATAATCAAATTCCTAAAGCTGAGTATCATTTACGAAAGGCATTAGAGATAAATCCAAATGATGAAAAGATTATTGAAGAGCTTAGTGCGTTTTTAGTTAAGCAGGAGAGATATGATGAAGCTGAATTAATTATTGCCGGTTTTTCTCTTTATGAGACTTTGCCACAAACATATTTTCATGAAGCAAAACTAGCTTCTAAAAAAGGTAATATCGATGAAGCAATTAAGTTGTATGGACTGGCAATAAAAAAATCAGGTTTTGATTACCCGGAAGCAACTTTAAATCAGGCTGTTTTGTACAAAAACAAAAAAGAACTGAAAAAAGCAATTGAAAGTTATCTGTTGGCAGTTAAAATGAAACCTAATTATTCATTTGCATATTATAATCTTGCATTGTTATATACAGATATGGAAGATGTAAAAAATGCTGTTTCCAATTATAAATTAGCAATTAAATACAATTTTAAATCATTCAAAAGCTGGTACGGCCTTGCATCGATCTATGAAAAGCAACAAAAATATGACAAAGCAGTTGAAGCGTATAAGAGGGCTATTTGGGTCAAACCCGATTACCTTAAGGCTCTTTCATCTTTAGGAGTTTTATATTCAAAACTTAAGCAATTTAATAATGCTATAGGTAATTATCAGTCCCTTGTAAAAAAATATCCAAATTATGCCCGAGCTTATTATAATATGGCATTAGCTTATACTAAATCGCAACAATACCCCAAGGCTATTGAAGCCTATTTGAAAGTTATTGAGATTGATCCCGAAAATATAAAAGCTAAAATTAACATTGGAGTATTATATGCTCGTACAGGAGATATAAATATGGCTATAAAGACATTTGAAGATGCCACTGATAGAGATGTTGAAAATCCTGGATTACGTTTCAATCTGGCTCTTCAATATGAGAAGGCCGGACGATTTGACGATGCAATTTACCAATACATTAGAGCTATTCAACTTAAACGTAATTATACTAAAGCATATAACAGGCTGGTAGGACTATACCAAAACGCCAATGATACTCCAAATGCTCTAAGTACCAGGTTAAATTGGCTGAAACTGAATCCTGACGGAAAAGAGTTATACTCCGTAGGGAAGGAATTGTATAAATTGAAAGAGTATGAAAAAGCTATAAGTGCGTTTGAGTTAGCGGAAAAGAACGGTGCTAAAAAAAGTTGGACAGCTTACTGGGTAGGGATGATACAATTTGATTTAAAGGAATATGATCAGTCGATTAATTACTTTAAGAAATCATTAAAAATGGACTCTAAGCATAAATTTGCCCTTTACCGTTTGGGACAGGTTTATGAGCTTAAAAGCATAAAAGAAAAGGCCGATATTTATTATCAGCGACTGCTTAAAATAGATCCAGATTTTAAAATTGTACACAAAAAGGAAATAAATATTGTTAAAAAAGATGGTAGAGAAATTAAAACAGATGAAGAGAATAGTATTTAA
- a CDS encoding RnfABCDGE type electron transport complex subunit D, whose protein sequence is MSMKLTLSPSPHIHSGNSMTKVMWTVVIAMIPALLVSVYYFGLGALMVTAVAVAASVFFEWAITKYLLKQDSTVMDGSAIITGLLLAFNLPSNLPIHIIIIGALVAIGIGKMSFGGLGQNPFNPALVGRVFLLISFPVEMTSWPVPEVLNFALDATTGATPLGVMGEGLRNGESAVEIMKQLSLGDMFIGNIGGSLGEVSAVAIILGGLYMLWKKVITWHIPVSMLVSAAVLAGILYLVDPTKYACPSFHLLTGGMLLGAVFMATDMVTSPMSAKGQIFFGVGIGLLTIVIRTWGAYPEGVSFAILLMNGWTPLINRYMKPKRFGK, encoded by the coding sequence ATTAGTATGAAACTTACACTTTCACCTTCACCACATATTCATAGCGGAAACTCTATGACTAAAGTGATGTGGACTGTTGTAATAGCCATGATTCCGGCTTTGCTAGTTTCTGTTTACTACTTCGGATTGGGTGCATTAATGGTAACGGCAGTAGCTGTTGCAGCATCTGTATTTTTCGAGTGGGCTATAACAAAATACTTGCTAAAGCAGGATTCGACAGTAATGGACGGTTCGGCTATTATTACAGGTTTATTATTGGCGTTTAACCTGCCTTCAAACCTTCCTATTCATATCATCATTATCGGTGCATTGGTTGCAATCGGAATAGGTAAGATGTCGTTTGGAGGATTAGGTCAAAACCCATTCAACCCGGCTCTTGTAGGTCGTGTATTTCTATTGATCTCATTTCCTGTAGAGATGACTTCCTGGCCTGTGCCTGAAGTTCTTAATTTTGCTCTTGATGCTACAACTGGTGCTACACCACTTGGAGTAATGGGTGAAGGATTGAGAAATGGAGAATCGGCTGTAGAAATAATGAAACAACTTTCTCTTGGAGATATGTTTATTGGTAATATCGGAGGTTCTCTTGGAGAAGTTTCGGCTGTTGCTATTATTCTGGGAGGATTGTATATGTTGTGGAAAAAAGTTATTACATGGCATATTCCGGTATCAATGTTGGTTTCAGCTGCAGTTTTAGCAGGAATCCTTTACCTGGTTGATCCAACAAAATACGCTTGTCCCAGCTTCCACCTTTTAACAGGGGGTATGCTATTAGGAGCTGTATTTATGGCTACCGATATGGTAACTTCACCAATGAGTGCTAAAGGACAAATTTTCTTTGGTGTCGGTATCGGACTTTTAACAATAGTTATTCGTACCTGGGGAGCTTATCCTGAAGGGGTTTCTTTTGCTATTCTTCTTATGAATGGATGGACACCGCTTATCAATAGATATATGAAACCTAAAAGATTCGGTAAATAA
- a CDS encoding C39 family peptidase produces the protein MNTKIVTIFLLIIVPFTVFSQSYPDQQIILKNGSELLSNIEESKNIIQNSNNSLELASDALDGYFILKPQNSDDYFNRGLPSWNGFAPENENSSFKVMMRFKVYNQWQRWVTVGYWDKEIWSSYGYTSFTGGNIAIDYVKLNEYISEFQFKVVFKRNSTNYAPPSIEQLSFFVSDSKTTDNLSLTDIYNDNPDEIFIPTDHIYQYDVDDEIGADICSPSTTSMILKSYDINVDPYEFALRTKDKYWDLFGVWPRVVQHAHEYGLEGTVNRYRTWSEAYEALKSGKRIAMSIGQPLYSGHLVMLAGFDKNGNPIVHDPAKSDGYSKVYSKYDISKAWFNKGGIAYTFYFNENTTAIEDIENLNKSVKISPNPVTGKFTISVNIEKTTKLSISIADIKGVLIGKILEKEKVLDGKYILPVNEDLTPGIYFIKLKTNETTVVKRLIKR, from the coding sequence ATGAATACTAAAATAGTTACAATATTTTTATTAATAATTGTCCCATTTACAGTTTTTTCTCAAAGTTATCCTGACCAACAAATAATTCTAAAAAACGGTTCCGAACTTTTGTCCAATATTGAGGAAAGTAAAAATATTATTCAAAACAGCAATAATTCGTTGGAACTGGCAAGTGATGCTTTAGACGGATATTTCATTCTGAAACCTCAAAATTCTGATGATTATTTTAACAGGGGATTGCCTTCCTGGAACGGCTTTGCACCTGAAAATGAAAATTCGTCATTTAAAGTGATGATGAGGTTTAAAGTTTATAATCAGTGGCAAAGATGGGTAACAGTAGGTTATTGGGATAAGGAAATTTGGTCGAGCTATGGTTATACATCATTTACAGGAGGAAATATAGCTATAGACTATGTAAAACTAAATGAATATATCAGTGAATTTCAATTCAAAGTAGTTTTTAAACGAAACAGTACTAACTACGCTCCGCCCTCAATTGAACAACTTAGTTTTTTTGTAAGTGATTCAAAAACAACCGATAATTTATCATTGACTGATATTTACAATGATAATCCCGACGAAATATTTATTCCTACCGACCATATATATCAATATGATGTTGATGATGAGATTGGAGCAGATATATGCTCTCCTTCTACAACTTCAATGATCCTGAAAAGCTATGATATAAATGTTGATCCTTACGAATTTGCACTGAGAACCAAAGATAAGTACTGGGACTTATTCGGAGTTTGGCCAAGAGTTGTTCAGCATGCGCATGAATATGGTCTGGAAGGAACTGTAAACAGGTACAGAACATGGAGTGAAGCATACGAAGCTCTTAAATCAGGAAAAAGAATTGCCATGTCGATTGGACAGCCTTTATACAGTGGCCATCTTGTTATGTTAGCAGGATTTGACAAAAACGGTAATCCAATAGTACATGATCCTGCAAAAAGTGACGGTTACAGTAAAGTTTACAGCAAATATGACATCTCAAAGGCCTGGTTTAACAAAGGAGGGATTGCATATACATTTTACTTTAATGAAAATACAACCGCTATTGAAGATATTGAAAACTTAAATAAAAGCGTAAAAATAAGCCCCAACCCTGTGACAGGAAAATTTACTATCAGTGTTAATATTGAAAAAACTACTAAATTAAGTATCTCTATAGCAGATATCAAGGGAGTACTTATTGGCAAAATATTAGAAAAGGAGAAAGTACTGGATGGTAAATATATTCTCCCTGTAAATGAGGACTTAACTCCCGGGATATATTTTATAAAATTAAAAACAAACGAAACTACGGTGGTAAAAAGATTAATTAAGAGATAA
- a CDS encoding SoxR reducing system RseC family protein, translated as MGDFQEIDHEGVIKSIDGEIATVEILQKTSCASCELTGACSSSESSIKEVQVPIKNRNYKKGDKVNIVFTRSEGFIALFIGYLLPFILMVAAMVVSSFFTESDLIKGLVALGVLPIYYAGLFFLKNNIRALFEFRFDNDK; from the coding sequence ATGGGAGATTTTCAGGAGATAGATCACGAAGGTGTAATTAAGTCGATTGACGGTGAGATTGCAACTGTCGAAATTTTACAAAAAACATCATGTGCTTCATGTGAATTAACCGGAGCATGTAGTTCGTCGGAATCTAGTATTAAGGAGGTGCAGGTACCTATTAAGAATCGTAACTACAAAAAGGGTGATAAAGTAAACATTGTTTTCACTCGAAGTGAAGGATTTATAGCCTTATTTATAGGTTATCTTTTACCATTTATATTGATGGTAGCAGCAATGGTAGTTTCTTCATTTTTTACTGAAAGTGATTTAATAAAAGGACTGGTAGCCCTTGGAGTACTACCAATTTATTATGCAGGTCTGTTCTTTTTAAAGAATAATATTCGGGCGTTGTTCGAATTTAGATTTGATAATGATAAGTAA
- the rsxC gene encoding electron transport complex subunit RsxC, with product MGLKTFPKGGVHPEENKLSANAAIEIIAPQEKGLYAIPVSQHIGAPAKVVVKKNQEVKVGTLLAQSGGFVSANIHSSVSGKVKKIDVVTDSSGYKREAVIIQADGEDAWEESIDRSEDLISEIKASADEIKKKVSEFGIVGLGGATFPSHVKLAVPDGEKAEYLMINGVECEPYLTSDHRMMLEKGEEIMVGIKILMNALGVTKAMIGIENNKPDAIKNMEQIAAKYDGISVHPLKVQYPQGGEKQLIAALIGREVPSGKLPIHVGCVVQNVGTAFAVYEAVQKNKPMLERVVTLTGKSVSNPGNYMVRMGTPIEQLVEKSGGLPQDTGKLISGGPMMGKAIADTEVPVTKGTSGVLIMKQDESRRGEMNACIRCAKCVSVCPAGLEPFLLMTLGEKRMWDRAEQEDTMDCIECGSCSFVCPSDRPLLDYIRLDKSKVLENRRKNSSK from the coding sequence ATGGGGTTAAAAACATTTCCAAAAGGAGGCGTTCATCCTGAAGAGAATAAATTATCAGCAAACGCCGCTATAGAAATAATAGCACCACAGGAAAAAGGATTATATGCAATTCCGGTATCTCAGCATATCGGTGCTCCTGCCAAAGTGGTTGTTAAGAAGAATCAGGAAGTGAAAGTTGGAACATTACTTGCTCAGTCGGGTGGTTTTGTTTCTGCTAATATTCACTCTTCTGTATCAGGAAAAGTAAAGAAAATTGATGTTGTAACAGATTCTTCGGGTTATAAGCGCGAAGCTGTTATTATTCAGGCTGATGGAGAGGATGCATGGGAAGAATCAATCGACCGTTCGGAAGATTTGATTTCCGAAATTAAAGCATCTGCTGACGAGATCAAGAAAAAAGTATCAGAATTTGGTATTGTAGGTCTTGGTGGAGCAACTTTCCCATCGCATGTAAAACTTGCTGTTCCTGATGGAGAAAAAGCCGAGTATTTAATGATCAATGGGGTAGAGTGTGAGCCTTACCTGACATCAGATCATAGAATGATGCTTGAAAAAGGTGAAGAAATAATGGTTGGTATCAAAATTTTGATGAATGCTTTAGGTGTTACTAAGGCTATGATCGGAATTGAGAACAACAAACCTGATGCTATCAAAAACATGGAGCAAATCGCTGCCAAATACGATGGTATTTCTGTTCACCCTCTTAAAGTTCAATATCCTCAAGGTGGTGAGAAACAATTAATCGCTGCACTTATTGGTCGTGAAGTTCCTTCCGGAAAACTTCCTATCCATGTAGGTTGTGTTGTTCAGAACGTAGGTACTGCTTTTGCAGTTTACGAAGCTGTACAAAAAAACAAGCCTATGCTTGAGCGTGTTGTTACTCTAACAGGAAAGTCTGTTTCTAATCCTGGAAACTACATGGTTCGTATGGGTACTCCAATAGAACAATTAGTTGAAAAATCAGGAGGCTTACCACAAGATACCGGTAAACTTATTTCCGGAGGACCAATGATGGGTAAAGCTATTGCTGATACTGAAGTTCCTGTTACTAAAGGTACTTCAGGAGTTCTTATCATGAAGCAGGACGAATCCAGGCGTGGTGAAATGAATGCATGTATCAGATGTGCTAAGTGTGTTAGCGTATGTCCTGCAGGATTAGAGCCATTTTTACTTATGACTCTTGGTGAAAAACGTATGTGGGATAGAGCCGAACAAGAAGATACTATGGACTGTATAGAATGTGGTTCATGTAGTTTTGTTTGTCCTTCCGATCGTCCTTTATTGGATTACATCCGTTTGGATAAGAGTAAAGTATTAGAGAATCGTAGAAAAAATTCTAGTAAATAA
- a CDS encoding RnfABCDGE type electron transport complex subunit A has product MEIFMIVISAIFVNNIVLAKFLGVCPFMGVSTKLETSFGMTGAVTFVMVIATTVTFLIQNYILVPYGIEFMQTIVFILVIASLVQLVEIVLKKVSPALYQALGIFLPLITTNCAVLGVAILAVGTEGFGLIESVIFAAANAVGFGLALSTFAGLREHLELSNVPKGMAGIPIAFVTAGLLALAFMGFAGIA; this is encoded by the coding sequence ATGGAAATATTTATGATTGTAATATCGGCGATATTTGTAAATAACATCGTCTTAGCGAAATTCTTGGGTGTATGTCCATTCATGGGAGTTTCTACAAAACTTGAAACTTCTTTTGGTATGACAGGAGCCGTAACCTTTGTGATGGTTATTGCTACAACTGTAACATTCCTGATTCAGAATTATATCTTAGTTCCTTACGGAATAGAATTCATGCAAACTATTGTATTTATTCTTGTAATTGCATCGCTTGTGCAGTTGGTAGAGATCGTTCTTAAGAAAGTTTCTCCTGCATTGTATCAGGCACTTGGTATTTTCTTACCATTGATTACAACAAACTGTGCTGTACTTGGGGTTGCTATTTTAGCAGTTGGTACAGAAGGTTTCGGACTTATAGAGTCTGTAATTTTTGCAGCAGCAAACGCAGTAGGTTTTGGATTGGCACTTTCAACATTTGCAGGATTACGAGAGCACTTAGAGCTATCGAACGTACCAAAAGGTATGGCGGGAATTCCTATCGCTTTTGTAACAGCAGGATTGTTGGCTCTTGCATTTATGGGATTTGCAGGGATTGCTTAA
- a CDS encoding RnfABCDGE type electron transport complex subunit B, with protein MSAVLIYTILTAVVIAVVFAIVLYFASVKFKVIENPLIGEVEEVLPLSNCGGCGYPGCRPFAEATTKAENLDDLYCPVGGNETMQKVAGILGLEVAEKERVIAVLRCNGTEAMRPQTNEFDGASNCTVASNLYSGETGCSFGCVGLGECVDVCDFDALSMDPVTGLPVVNEDNCTACNACVEACPKDLFELRSIGKGKRNLRIYVACMNEEKGNVAKKACEAACIGCSKCVKVCPADAITVENSLAYIDYELCTSCRKCVYECPTDAILDINFPPRKAENPNKKPAKKPVVKKVEKAVEADELDLTKMVKEKAPKQAEEVKKAPAAVKKAIDKKEAAPKTEAPKAEEEKAVEKKESAPEQVEPKAKSQKPEAKKDGDDNLSTSKE; from the coding sequence ATGAGTGCTGTTTTAATTTATACAATTCTTACTGCTGTGGTTATTGCCGTAGTGTTTGCGATTGTACTTTATTTTGCATCTGTTAAATTCAAAGTAATCGAAAACCCGTTAATTGGAGAAGTAGAAGAAGTTCTTCCTTTATCGAACTGTGGAGGTTGTGGTTATCCCGGTTGTCGTCCGTTTGCTGAAGCAACAACGAAAGCCGAAAACCTAGATGATCTTTACTGTCCGGTAGGAGGTAACGAAACTATGCAGAAAGTTGCCGGAATCCTTGGGCTTGAAGTAGCCGAAAAGGAACGTGTAATTGCTGTTCTTCGTTGTAATGGTACCGAAGCTATGCGTCCTCAAACAAATGAGTTTGATGGTGCTAGTAACTGTACTGTTGCTTCTAATCTTTATTCCGGTGAAACAGGGTGTTCGTTTGGCTGTGTTGGTTTAGGAGAGTGCGTTGATGTGTGTGATTTTGATGCATTATCAATGGATCCTGTAACAGGATTACCTGTAGTTAATGAAGACAACTGTACTGCGTGTAACGCATGTGTTGAGGCTTGTCCGAAAGACTTGTTCGAGTTACGTTCGATTGGGAAGGGGAAAAGAAACCTTCGAATCTATGTTGCTTGTATGAACGAGGAAAAAGGAAATGTTGCCAAAAAAGCGTGTGAGGCTGCATGTATAGGTTGTAGTAAATGTGTTAAGGTATGTCCTGCGGATGCAATTACCGTAGAAAATTCTTTGGCTTACATCGACTACGAACTTTGTACAAGCTGTCGTAAATGTGTTTACGAATGTCCTACAGATGCTATTTTGGATATTAATTTTCCTCCAAGAAAAGCTGAAAATCCTAACAAGAAGCCCGCTAAAAAACCGGTTGTTAAAAAAGTAGAAAAAGCTGTTGAAGCTGATGAACTTGATTTAACAAAAATGGTAAAAGAAAAGGCTCCAAAACAAGCAGAGGAAGTTAAGAAAGCTCCTGCTGCTGTTAAGAAGGCTATCGATAAGAAAGAGGCTGCTCCAAAAACTGAAGCTCCAAAAGCTGAAGAGGAGAAAGCTGTAGAAAAGAAAGAATCAGCACCTGAGCAAGTTGAGCCAAAGGCCAAAAGCCAAAAGCCAGAAGCTAAGAAAGATGGTGATGATAATTTATCAACTTCAAAAGAATAA
- a CDS encoding RnfABCDGE type electron transport complex subunit G encodes MANKTESSLVNMVLALGGIALVASALLGFVYQITKEPIALANKKILENAIKVVSPSDLQDAQYGDKYMIASDKDSLSCYPVMDADGKLVATAISTYTKLGFSGRFDIMVGFKPDGTIINTAVLSHAETPGLGDKMDVKKSDWSVQFRDKNPKEFNLKVTKDGGEVDAITAATISSRAFSDAATRAYDAYMKGGRHE; translated from the coding sequence ATGGCAAATAAAACAGAATCATCATTAGTAAACATGGTACTTGCCCTCGGGGGAATTGCCCTGGTAGCTTCTGCTCTTCTTGGATTTGTTTACCAAATAACAAAAGAGCCGATAGCCCTTGCAAATAAAAAGATTTTGGAAAACGCTATTAAAGTGGTTTCTCCATCAGATTTGCAGGATGCTCAGTATGGAGATAAATATATGATTGCTTCAGACAAAGATTCTCTTTCTTGTTATCCTGTGATGGATGCAGACGGGAAACTTGTTGCAACAGCTATTTCTACATATACAAAACTTGGATTCTCAGGTAGATTCGATATTATGGTTGGATTTAAGCCTGATGGAACAATTATCAATACGGCGGTTTTAAGTCATGCTGAAACTCCGGGATTGGGTGATAAAATGGATGTGAAAAAATCGGATTGGTCAGTACAGTTTAGAGATAAAAATCCAAAAGAGTTTAACTTAAAGGTAACTAAGGACGGTGGAGAAGTGGATGCAATTACTGCAGCTACAATATCTTCAAGAGCATTTTCTGATGCCGCTACCCGTGCTTACGACGCTTATATGAAAGGGGGACGTCATGAGTAA
- a CDS encoding T9SS type A sorting domain-containing protein, with amino-acid sequence MRLRSLLLALLILTVSTGIYAQQSAYQDLNFVSPSILDKTTGIYTFSTEETLFDNTSPLASGMGERSCEGVLHRDGDGNDVASVKGTDYMVIDGINDKAVKINKNNWIKIWHGIPVNGGGSWVNDFTVVVDVRVSNATGIYSLFEVNPDSKSSGYTSEMEIDNLKVGTVGNTSSGEPEIGFSSNVINVDEWYRVTYAAKLGEYIKFYVNGVLWHEILGDFTDGRPAPYSADEHSDNAAFKVAGNNEVDRDGDKDIDMVSVFASTLSDAEIAELGSPQTQLGIVSHDHKSSVLKISPNPVTSDILTIEAKGKSEFRLFNSIGQIVMSKTIEGKTDINVSAVKQGLYFVQLQDEKGKVRSAKVIMK; translated from the coding sequence ATGAGATTAAGATCTTTACTATTAGCATTATTGATTTTGACGGTTTCTACCGGAATCTATGCACAACAATCGGCATATCAGGATTTAAATTTTGTCAGTCCATCGATTTTAGACAAAACAACTGGAATATATACCTTTAGCACTGAAGAAACTTTATTTGATAATACTTCTCCTTTGGCTTCAGGTATGGGTGAACGTTCGTGTGAAGGAGTTTTACATCGAGATGGTGACGGTAATGACGTCGCTTCTGTTAAAGGCACAGATTATATGGTTATTGATGGAATTAACGATAAAGCTGTAAAAATTAATAAAAACAACTGGATTAAAATTTGGCATGGAATACCTGTAAATGGAGGTGGTTCATGGGTAAATGATTTTACGGTTGTGGTCGATGTGCGTGTTAGTAATGCGACTGGAATATATTCTCTATTCGAAGTAAATCCTGATAGTAAAAGCTCGGGTTATACATCTGAAATGGAGATTGATAACCTTAAGGTTGGTACCGTAGGGAATACTTCTTCAGGAGAGCCTGAAATTGGTTTTTCATCAAATGTGATAAATGTAGATGAATGGTACCGCGTTACCTACGCTGCTAAGCTTGGAGAGTACATAAAATTTTATGTAAATGGTGTTTTGTGGCACGAAATTCTGGGAGACTTTACCGATGGTCGACCTGCACCATACAGTGCAGATGAACATTCAGATAATGCAGCATTCAAAGTGGCTGGTAACAATGAAGTTGACAGGGATGGAGATAAAGATATTGATATGGTTTCAGTTTTCGCTTCTACTTTAAGTGATGCTGAAATTGCAGAATTAGGTTCACCACAGACTCAGCTAGGCATTGTTAGCCATGATCATAAAAGTTCTGTATTAAAAATTTCTCCTAATCCGGTTACTTCTGATATCTTAACTATTGAAGCAAAAGGGAAGTCAGAATTCAGACTTTTCAATAGCATAGGACAAATTGTAATGTCAAAAACAATTGAAGGAAAGACAGATATAAATGTTAGTGCTGTTAAACAGGGATTATACTTTGTACAGCTTCAGGATGAAAAAGGAAAAGTACGTTCTGCTAAAGTTATTATGAAGTAA
- a CDS encoding electron transport complex subunit E gives MSKASIFTRGLLKENAVFVMLLGLCPVLGTTTSAINGLGMGLATTFVLLMSNIVVSLIKGFVPDKVRIPAFIVVIASFVTVLQLVMQAFTPGLFAALGLFIPLIVVNCLILGRAEAFASKNNTLDSILDALGMGLGFTFALTLLGAVREVLGSGSLFDVKFMEGDGMLVFVLAPGGFFGLGFIIALLNIYKRKQEAKAKLQKVEINPIKK, from the coding sequence ATGAGTAAAGCATCAATTTTTACAAGAGGACTTTTAAAAGAAAACGCTGTTTTCGTAATGCTCCTTGGTTTGTGTCCGGTATTGGGTACAACTACTTCAGCGATCAACGGACTTGGTATGGGACTGGCAACAACATTTGTATTGTTGATGTCGAATATCGTTGTTTCTTTGATTAAAGGGTTTGTTCCGGATAAAGTTCGTATTCCTGCATTTATTGTGGTAATCGCATCTTTCGTAACAGTTCTTCAATTGGTAATGCAGGCATTTACACCTGGATTATTCGCAGCATTAGGACTGTTTATTCCTTTGATTGTAGTAAACTGTTTAATTCTTGGTCGTGCCGAAGCATTTGCATCTAAAAACAACACTTTAGATTCTATTCTTGATGCTCTTGGAATGGGACTTGGATTTACATTTGCTCTTACATTACTGGGAGCTGTTCGTGAGGTATTAGGTAGTGGATCATTATTCGATGTGAAATTCATGGAAGGTGACGGAATGTTGGTTTTCGTACTAGCTCCGGGAGGTTTCTTCGGGTTAGGATTCATTATTGCATTGCTTAATATTTACAAACGTAAGCAGGAAGCAAAAGCTAAACTTCAAAAGGTAGAAATTAACCCAATAAAGAAATAA